The proteins below are encoded in one region of Mus caroli chromosome 10, CAROLI_EIJ_v1.1, whole genome shotgun sequence:
- the Ifng gene encoding interferon gamma, whose amino-acid sequence MNATHCILALQLFLMAVSGCYCHGTLIESLESLKNYFNSSSIDVEEKSLFLDIWRNWQKDGDMKILQGQIISFYLRLFEVLKDNQAISNNISVIESHLITNIFSNSKAKKDAFMSIAKFEVNNPQVQRQAFNELIRVIHQLSPESSLRKRKRSRC is encoded by the exons ATGAACGCTACACACTGCATCTTGGCTTTGCAGCTCTTCCTCATGGCTGTTTCTGGCTGTTACTGCCACGGCACACTCATTGAAAGCTTAGAAAGTCTGAAGAACTACTTT aaCTCAAGTAGCATAGATGTGGAAGAAAAGAGTCTCTTCTTGGATATCTGGAGGAACTGGCAAAAG GATGGTGACATGAAAATCCTGCAGGGCCAGATTATCTCTTTCTACCTCAGACTCTTTGAAGTCTTGAAAGACAATCAGGCCATCAGCAACAACATAAGCGTCATTGAATCACACCTGATTACTAACATCTTCAGCAACAGCAAGGCCAAAAAGGATGCGTTCATGAGTATTGCCAAGTTTGAG gTCAACAACCCACAGGTCCAGCGCCAAGCATTCAATGAGCTCATCCGAGTGATACACCAGCTGTCGCCGGAATCAAGCCTCAGGAAGCGGAAAAGGAGTCGCTGCTGA